Proteins encoded in a region of the Isoalcanivorax pacificus W11-5 genome:
- a CDS encoding transposase has protein sequence MQRIPRRRYTDDFKAQAVTLAGSIGRAQAARQLDISVKTLANWLDASRAERPVSSPSRAPVSDLESELERLRAENATLKIEREILKKATAFFAKESK, from the coding sequence ATGCAACGTATACCCCGTCGTCGCTACACAGACGATTTCAAGGCTCAGGCGGTCACGCTGGCCGGCTCAATCGGTCGTGCTCAAGCGGCACGACAGCTGGATATATCCGTCAAAACACTGGCCAACTGGCTGGATGCATCACGGGCCGAGCGGCCCGTGAGCTCACCCTCGCGTGCACCGGTTAGCGACCTGGAAAGTGAGCTGGAGCGGCTCCGAGCCGAGAATGCCACGCTCAAGATCGAGCGTGAAATCTTAAAAAAAGCGACGGCGTTCTTCGCCAAGGAGTCCAAGTGA
- a CDS encoding type II toxin-antitoxin system VapC family toxin, with translation MIVADTNVVLRVLVRDDEKQEAQVLDVIAREGVLVLDSVLLEARWVMEGFYGMSREKIAAGLVALLTSAEVEAESPYMVKAIQWYGAGMDFGDAVILAGANRHGADTLVTFDKAFIKKAKGKTSCAVRQP, from the coding sequence ATGATCGTGGCGGACACCAATGTTGTTTTGCGCGTGCTGGTGCGAGATGACGAAAAACAAGAGGCGCAGGTGCTGGACGTGATAGCGCGTGAGGGTGTGCTGGTCCTTGATTCTGTGCTGCTGGAAGCCCGGTGGGTAATGGAGGGCTTCTATGGTATGTCGCGTGAGAAGATCGCGGCGGGGCTGGTGGCGCTGTTGACCTCGGCAGAGGTCGAAGCGGAGTCACCTTACATGGTCAAGGCGATACAGTGGTATGGCGCTGGAATGGATTTCGGGGATGCAGTGATATTGGCCGGCGCGAACCGTCACGGCGCGGACACGCTGGTCACCTTCGACAAGGCGTTTATCAAAAAGGCCAAGGGTAAAACCTCATGCGCTGTGCGTCAGCCATGA
- a CDS encoding alpha/beta fold hydrolase: protein MLRLLKFLGVLLLALVIVIAAYIGVNWAPDKSVDELAGRWAQPPSQFVEVMGMQVHLRDEMAEGADPEALPVVLLHGTSDSLHTWQGWTDVLSQQRRVIRFDLPGFGLTGPFPAGDYRMAHYTQFVLAMLDELDVPRAIVAGNSFGGQLAWETAYAAPERVAALVLVDAAGYLFETQSMPIGFRIAQIPGLNELMNRVLPRGMVESSVRSVYGNPDRVTPALVDRYYDLTLREGNRAALAARFREARGTEDAPARLATLNMPALIIWGDQDRLIPPDSATRFHQDLPNNTLRLFPGLGHVPQEEDPSGTVEAVQTFLAEQSVP from the coding sequence ATGTTACGACTGCTCAAATTTCTCGGTGTGCTGTTGCTGGCCCTGGTGATCGTTATCGCCGCTTATATCGGCGTGAACTGGGCGCCGGATAAATCCGTGGATGAACTGGCCGGGCGCTGGGCACAGCCGCCTTCGCAGTTTGTCGAGGTCATGGGCATGCAGGTGCATCTGCGTGATGAGATGGCCGAGGGCGCAGACCCGGAGGCCCTGCCGGTCGTACTGTTGCACGGGACCTCGGACAGCCTGCACACCTGGCAGGGCTGGACCGACGTGCTCAGCCAGCAGCGTCGGGTCATCCGTTTTGATCTGCCCGGCTTTGGCCTCACCGGCCCGTTCCCTGCAGGCGACTATCGCATGGCGCATTACACGCAGTTCGTGCTGGCCATGCTGGATGAACTCGACGTGCCGCGCGCCATCGTGGCGGGCAACTCCTTTGGTGGCCAGCTGGCCTGGGAAACCGCCTATGCAGCCCCGGAGCGTGTTGCTGCGCTGGTGCTGGTGGATGCAGCCGGTTATCTGTTTGAAACCCAGTCGATGCCGATCGGTTTCCGTATTGCGCAGATTCCCGGCCTGAATGAGTTGATGAACCGGGTGCTGCCGCGCGGCATGGTCGAATCCAGCGTGCGCAGTGTGTACGGCAACCCGGATCGTGTAACGCCAGCACTGGTCGACCGTTACTACGATCTGACCCTGCGTGAAGGCAACCGTGCCGCCCTGGCGGCGCGTTTCCGCGAGGCGCGCGGCACCGAGGACGCGCCGGCGCGGCTGGCCACACTGAACATGCCGGCGCTGATCATCTGGGGCGACCAGGACCGGCTTATTCCGCCGGACAGCGCCACCCGCTTCCATCAGGACCTGCCGAATAACACGCTGCGCCTGTTCCCCGGCCTGGGACACGTGCCGCAGGAAGAAGATCCGTCCGGCACGGTCGAGGCGGTGCAGACCTTCCTGGCAGAGCAGTCGGTTCCCTGA
- a CDS encoding major capsid protein P2 — MLRVPREVKSFDGVGWGQKPQVKLAGGPTYHEIVFETNLLPEQIVMATLWLNGDPIVQMTGQQMVMLERYKKHWEEPGRFVMPLADISGASLEGQSLSALPTFPADNLILQVQVAQEPAPNTQGSVALKADAWVSRHVGVRSHISRITTTTFNAGANGRNILDTLPNNGQLIRRMHLLGDIANLRIRKDKNVVYEQDAGKNVYHLKRRKLAPQAGYYHFDPVQSHFIRAEQFDTRVVESLEFEMDVSTPGNIAIFSEVLEPLKNPVGVQAAA; from the coding sequence ATGCTGCGTGTACCGCGTGAAGTGAAATCGTTTGATGGTGTGGGCTGGGGCCAGAAACCGCAGGTCAAGCTGGCCGGTGGCCCCACCTATCATGAAATCGTGTTCGAAACCAATCTGCTTCCGGAGCAGATCGTGATGGCCACGCTGTGGCTGAACGGTGATCCGATTGTGCAGATGACTGGCCAGCAGATGGTCATGCTCGAACGCTACAAAAAACACTGGGAAGAACCGGGCCGGTTCGTTATGCCGCTGGCTGATATCTCGGGCGCGAGCCTCGAAGGTCAAAGCCTGTCAGCGCTGCCGACCTTCCCGGCGGATAACCTGATTTTGCAAGTCCAGGTCGCACAGGAGCCGGCGCCGAACACGCAGGGCAGTGTTGCTCTGAAAGCTGATGCGTGGGTGTCTCGCCATGTGGGCGTGCGGTCGCATATCAGCCGGATCACTACCACCACGTTCAACGCGGGCGCCAATGGCCGGAACATTCTGGACACCCTGCCGAACAACGGGCAACTGATCCGCCGTATGCACCTGCTGGGCGATATCGCGAACCTGCGTATCCGCAAGGATAAAAACGTGGTGTACGAGCAGGACGCCGGCAAGAACGTCTACCACCTGAAACGCCGCAAGCTGGCGCCGCAGGCGGGTTATTACCATTTCGATCCTGTGCAGTCGCACTTCATCCGGGCGGAGCAATTCGATACGCGGGTAGTCGAGTCGCTGGAATTTGAGATGGACGTGAGCACGCCGGGGAACATTGCGATTTTTAGCGAAGTGCTGGAACCGCTGAAAAATCCGGTAGGCGTGCAGGCGGCAGCCTGA
- a CDS encoding replication endonuclease, with protein MNGVVGNQTPIAGSELVKLAALAGYVGDTLPGGRIEQHENLRWAAKAAGPAWGDVGGEYIRTAMRVGYYKANVKLREHQPLVRGDLYLAADDADIRSFCDRRAKECGRVLAVAMGNSANLRAPLIDPVIEGLRECMPVLDRYGLDWPAPSSRITGPGADLMPLVRRLCCHIWWRRQVRRLQAREVDQLARQRERVAKYRECYCSDFVVQNRRAAQRRNLETLSQTVAVNDAGQEYTLAELSELGVSNLENRRAELMTRISGFEKVAEQRGHVGEFWTFTTASRWHRMRWLSKARRAVPVSRWNGSTPRQVQDWLCILWARIRADLDRLGIRVYGFRVVEPHHDGTPHWHLLVFMREADRRAARCAASIC; from the coding sequence ATGAATGGTGTGGTTGGCAACCAGACACCGATTGCAGGCAGCGAATTGGTGAAACTGGCCGCGCTCGCCGGCTACGTTGGCGACACGCTGCCGGGTGGTCGCATTGAGCAGCACGAAAACCTGCGCTGGGCGGCGAAGGCCGCTGGCCCGGCATGGGGCGACGTGGGCGGGGAATACATCCGCACGGCAATGCGCGTCGGCTATTACAAGGCAAACGTCAAACTGCGCGAGCACCAGCCACTGGTGCGCGGCGACCTGTATCTGGCCGCCGATGATGCCGATATCCGTTCATTCTGCGACCGCCGGGCAAAAGAGTGTGGCCGGGTGCTGGCTGTGGCCATGGGCAACAGTGCAAACCTGCGGGCGCCGCTGATTGATCCGGTGATAGAGGGGCTGCGCGAGTGCATGCCTGTGCTGGATCGCTACGGCTTGGACTGGCCGGCACCGAGTAGCCGCATCACCGGGCCGGGCGCGGACCTGATGCCGTTGGTGCGCCGTTTGTGCTGCCATATCTGGTGGCGCCGGCAGGTGCGCCGGTTGCAAGCGCGTGAGGTGGACCAGTTGGCGCGGCAGCGCGAGCGGGTGGCGAAGTACCGGGAGTGTTATTGCTCGGATTTTGTCGTGCAGAACCGCCGGGCGGCGCAGCGCCGCAATCTGGAAACACTGTCGCAGACCGTCGCGGTGAATGACGCCGGTCAAGAATACACACTCGCCGAACTGTCCGAGCTGGGTGTCAGCAACCTTGAAAACCGCCGCGCTGAACTGATGACGCGCATCTCCGGTTTTGAAAAAGTGGCTGAGCAACGGGGTCACGTTGGTGAATTCTGGACGTTCACCACGGCCAGCCGCTGGCACCGCATGCGCTGGTTGAGCAAGGCGCGCCGGGCCGTGCCCGTGAGCCGCTGGAACGGCAGCACGCCGCGTCAGGTGCAGGACTGGCTGTGCATCCTCTGGGCACGTATCCGCGCTGATCTGGACCGGCTGGGTATCCGTGTTTACGGCTTCCGGGTGGTCGAGCCGCACCATGACGGCACACCACACTGGCACCTTTTGGTTTTCATGCGCGAGGCAGACCGCCGGGCAGCAAGGTGTGCCGCAAGCATCTGCTGA
- a CDS encoding NAD(P)-dependent alcohol dehydrogenase, with amino-acid sequence MTTRAYGAHAADKPLEAIDIERRPPGAHDIQIDIAYCGVCHSDLHQVRSEWEGTLYPCVPGHEIVGEVTAVGNAVQGFKVGDTVGVGCMVDSCQHCAACDDGLEQYCENGFVPTYNGRVQDPPGHTLGGYSQRIVVDEKFVLRINHPKEQLAAVAPLLCAGITTYSPLRHWGTGPGKKVGIVGIGGLGHMGIKLAHAMGAHVVAFTTSESKREDAHTLGADEVVVTRNAAEMKAHRSSFDFILNTVAASHNLDAYTQLLKRDGTLTLVGVPEHPHPSPNIGALIFQRRAIAGSLIGGIRETQEMLDFCAEKGIVADIEMIRIQDIETAYDRMQKSDVKYRFVIDSATLAG; translated from the coding sequence ATGACCACCAGAGCCTACGGCGCCCACGCTGCGGACAAGCCTCTTGAAGCCATCGATATCGAACGCCGCCCGCCTGGCGCCCACGACATCCAGATCGACATTGCCTATTGCGGCGTCTGCCATTCCGACCTGCATCAGGTCCGCTCAGAATGGGAGGGCACTTTATACCCCTGCGTTCCGGGCCATGAAATTGTCGGTGAAGTGACCGCCGTCGGGAATGCAGTGCAAGGATTCAAGGTCGGCGATACCGTCGGCGTTGGCTGCATGGTCGACAGCTGCCAGCATTGCGCGGCGTGTGACGACGGACTGGAACAGTACTGTGAGAACGGCTTTGTGCCGACCTACAACGGTCGTGTGCAGGACCCGCCGGGGCACACCCTCGGCGGCTACTCGCAACGCATCGTGGTCGACGAAAAATTCGTACTGCGCATCAACCACCCCAAAGAACAGCTCGCCGCCGTGGCGCCGTTGCTCTGTGCCGGCATCACCACGTACTCGCCGCTGCGGCACTGGGGCACAGGCCCAGGCAAAAAGGTCGGCATCGTCGGCATTGGCGGCCTGGGTCACATGGGCATCAAACTGGCCCACGCCATGGGCGCACATGTCGTGGCCTTTACCACGTCGGAAAGCAAGCGCGAAGATGCCCACACGCTCGGTGCGGATGAAGTGGTCGTGACCCGCAATGCGGCTGAAATGAAGGCGCACCGCAGCAGCTTCGATTTCATCCTCAACACGGTGGCGGCCAGCCACAACCTGGATGCCTACACCCAGTTGCTCAAGCGTGACGGCACCCTGACGCTGGTCGGCGTGCCAGAACATCCGCATCCGTCACCAAACATCGGCGCCTTGATCTTCCAGCGCCGTGCAATTGCAGGCTCGCTGATCGGTGGCATCAGGGAAACACAGGAGATGCTGGATTTCTGTGCCGAGAAAGGCATCGTGGCGGACATCGAGATGATCCGCATCCAGGACATCGAGACGGCGTATGACCGGATGCAGAAAAGTGATGTGAAGTACCGGTTTGTGATCGACAGCGCCACGCTGGCGGGCTGA
- the fnr gene encoding fumarate/nitrate reduction transcriptional regulator Fnr gives MAARVSCNDCSLSQICLPLAVEPAQLDELDRIIRRGRALKRGEHLYRAADSFEAVYAVRSGALKTYAMSEDGEEQVTGFYLPGEIVGMDGISTAYHISSAKALETSTVCEIPFTHLETLSSRIPSLQHHFFSLMSREIQEDRALHMLLSKKSADDRIASLLTTIAARQQRRGLSNRIFRLPMSRYDIANYLGLAVETVSRIFTRFQQQGLIRVEGREVEILDRPRLCGEGRLHAG, from the coding sequence TTGGCTGCCCGAGTATCCTGTAACGACTGCAGTCTCAGTCAGATTTGCCTGCCACTGGCCGTGGAGCCGGCGCAGCTGGATGAGCTGGACCGCATCATCCGCCGGGGACGTGCGCTCAAACGTGGCGAGCACCTGTACCGGGCTGCGGACTCGTTCGAGGCAGTGTACGCCGTGCGCAGCGGCGCGCTGAAAACCTACGCCATGTCGGAAGATGGCGAGGAACAGGTGACGGGGTTCTATCTGCCGGGTGAAATTGTCGGCATGGACGGCATCAGCACCGCCTATCACATCTCCTCCGCCAAGGCGCTGGAGACATCGACCGTGTGCGAGATTCCCTTTACCCACCTGGAAACACTTTCCAGCCGCATTCCCAGCCTGCAGCATCACTTTTTCAGCCTGATGAGCCGCGAGATCCAGGAAGACCGTGCGCTGCACATGCTGTTGAGCAAGAAATCCGCCGACGACCGCATTGCCTCCTTGCTGACCACCATTGCGGCACGGCAGCAGCGCCGCGGATTGTCCAATCGCATTTTCCGGCTGCCCATGTCACGCTACGACATCGCCAATTATCTCGGTCTCGCCGTCGAAACGGTCAGCCGCATATTTACCCGGTTCCAGCAGCAGGGATTGATTCGGGTAGAGGGTCGCGAGGTGGAAATCCTCGACCGCCCACGCCTGTGTGGCGAGGGTCGTCTGCACGCAGGTTGA
- a CDS encoding IS3 family transposase, whose product MKYAFVARERALFPVRLLCRVLAVSVSGFYDYLRRQSAPRRDSDAMLRADLHAIHAVSRRTYGRPRLVRALRARAHVVGHKRVARLMREEALQGKVKGGFKPRTTDSQHRRQVAQNLLDRQFAVDSPVPAWVGDITYIPTREGWLYLAVVLSLQTRQVLGYSLSERMPDDLVQQAFLNAWTASPVGEGVLFHSDRGSQYASGDFRAMIAALGFVPSMSRKGNCWDNAVAESFFATLKNEEVTGAYASKAEAHNAIASYIHGFYNPTRLHSALGYVSPNDYASRLKHAA is encoded by the coding sequence GTGAAATACGCCTTCGTCGCTCGTGAACGGGCTCTGTTTCCGGTCAGGTTGCTATGCCGAGTGCTGGCAGTCTCGGTGTCCGGTTTCTATGACTACCTGCGTCGGCAGTCAGCACCGCGCCGGGATTCAGACGCGATGCTTCGGGCGGACCTTCATGCCATCCATGCGGTCAGCCGCCGGACCTACGGCCGTCCACGTCTGGTCAGGGCGTTGCGAGCCCGTGCTCATGTTGTCGGCCACAAGCGTGTTGCCCGCCTGATGCGCGAGGAGGCGCTTCAGGGCAAGGTGAAGGGCGGCTTCAAGCCCCGCACTACCGATAGCCAGCACAGGCGGCAGGTGGCTCAGAACCTGCTGGATCGCCAGTTCGCCGTAGACAGTCCTGTGCCGGCCTGGGTGGGAGATATTACCTACATTCCCACCAGGGAGGGTTGGCTGTATCTGGCTGTGGTACTCAGCCTGCAAACCCGGCAGGTGCTCGGCTACAGCCTGTCCGAGCGCATGCCTGACGACTTGGTGCAGCAGGCATTCCTCAATGCCTGGACCGCTTCGCCGGTCGGTGAGGGCGTGCTGTTCCACTCCGATCGTGGCAGCCAATATGCGAGCGGTGACTTCCGTGCGATGATCGCTGCGCTGGGCTTCGTGCCGAGCATGAGTCGCAAAGGTAATTGCTGGGATAACGCCGTGGCTGAGAGCTTCTTCGCGACGCTCAAAAACGAGGAAGTCACGGGCGCGTATGCCAGCAAAGCGGAGGCACATAACGCTATTGCCAGCTACATCCACGGCTTTTACAACCCCACAAGGTTGCACTCAGCCCTCGGATACGTGTCACCCAATGACTATGCAAGCAGACTGAAACACGCAGCTTGA
- a CDS encoding replication endonuclease, producing MCRKHLLSDDGAERGAWRARFVAKAMDPAKGTASGYIAKYIAKNIDGRGVRGALQLQDDDSGLAMEAGAERVRAWASAWGIRQFQQIGGPSVTVWRELRRLMSECEPGTDDLFGNVAVEAAGDAADCGDWAAFVEYMGGPCLPRCERPALPAYWIENTPIGTPGRDVTRYGDDAKGAVFGVWVRRCEVVDGEFYGPVLTRFYRWEIEHRPPARQALPDGPGVDALLGAGLMSEMSGQRLMALVDGIFGAGAQHRDRNAAPAGGALEFCQ from the coding sequence GTGTGCCGCAAGCATCTGCTGAGTGATGACGGCGCGGAACGGGGTGCGTGGCGTGCACGCTTCGTTGCAAAGGCGATGGACCCGGCCAAAGGCACCGCGTCGGGCTATATCGCCAAGTACATAGCGAAAAACATTGATGGCCGTGGCGTGCGTGGTGCGCTGCAGTTGCAGGATGACGACAGCGGGCTGGCGATGGAGGCCGGGGCGGAGCGTGTGCGCGCCTGGGCGAGTGCGTGGGGCATCCGGCAGTTCCAGCAGATCGGCGGGCCGAGTGTCACGGTGTGGCGCGAATTACGGCGCCTGATGAGTGAGTGCGAGCCGGGCACTGATGACCTGTTCGGGAATGTTGCCGTTGAAGCAGCGGGCGATGCGGCAGATTGCGGTGATTGGGCCGCCTTCGTTGAGTACATGGGTGGGCCGTGCCTGCCGCGCTGTGAGCGGCCAGCGTTGCCGGCGTACTGGATCGAGAATACCCCTATAGGTACACCGGGCCGCGATGTCACTAGGTACGGTGACGATGCGAAGGGGGCCGTATTCGGTGTGTGGGTCAGGCGTTGCGAGGTCGTGGACGGTGAGTTTTATGGTCCGGTGCTGACACGGTTCTACCGCTGGGAAATCGAGCACCGCCCGCCTGCGCGTCAGGCGCTGCCGGACGGGCCGGGCGTGGATGCCCTGTTGGGCGCTGGTCTGATGTCAGAAATGTCAGGGCAGCGCCTGATGGCGCTGGTTGATGGGATTTTCGGTGCCGGTGCGCAGCACCGGGACCGTAATGCGGCGCCGGCAGGCGGCGCCTTGGAGTTCTGTCAGTAA
- a CDS encoding AbrB/MazE/SpoVT family DNA-binding domain-containing protein has product MAETEVSISTKGQVVIPKALRDAMHWKAGQKLVIEQVGSRVVIREKPTAKKHSIREVAGMLSEYAKGRPPTESEMSEAIGRGIADEYRKSMK; this is encoded by the coding sequence ATGGCAGAAACAGAGGTCAGCATTTCCACGAAAGGGCAGGTAGTGATCCCCAAGGCGCTGCGGGATGCCATGCATTGGAAGGCCGGGCAAAAGCTGGTGATTGAGCAGGTCGGTAGCCGGGTGGTCATCCGGGAAAAGCCGACAGCCAAAAAGCATAGCATCCGTGAGGTGGCTGGCATGTTGAGCGAGTACGCGAAGGGCAGGCCACCAACAGAGTCGGAAATGAGCGAGGCCATAGGGCGGGGCATCGCTGACGAATACAGGAAAAGCATGAAATGA
- the hemN gene encoding oxygen-independent coproporphyrinogen III oxidase, whose amino-acid sequence MSAWSTDIIQRYGGPGPRYTSYPPAHCFHEEVTHQDYLDALSAGNAERRPLSLYMHLPFCEHVCYYCACNRIVTGDKRLATPYLDTLLAEMAQKSALVDSQRPVVQIHWGGGTPTFLDDGQLTRLMHQTGRHFRLLDNDRGDYGIELDPRTVTRSRISLLRGLGFNRVSIGVQDLDARVQQAVNRVQPYDSVREVVDAARDFGFRSTSVDLIYGLPWQSESSLARTVEQLLALRPDRISLYNYAHLPARFKVQRQISEAALPAPMEKLRMLVRAGDLFADAGYVFIGMDHFALPSDAMAMAQSSGTLHRNFQGYSLYGDADLLGMGISAISQIGALYAQNHRQIDTWQSAVQNDEMPVAQGYVLDRDDQIRRDMIMSLLCHLEVDLAAFDDRWAIQTTHYFADELAALAAFERDGLVRRDGRRLHLTDSGRLAARAVAMCFDRYHSPADTVRFSRII is encoded by the coding sequence ATGAGCGCCTGGAGTACTGACATCATTCAACGCTATGGCGGGCCGGGGCCCCGCTACACGTCCTATCCACCCGCCCATTGCTTCCATGAGGAAGTAACCCACCAGGACTACCTTGATGCCCTGAGCGCGGGCAATGCCGAACGCCGCCCACTGTCACTGTACATGCACCTGCCGTTCTGTGAGCACGTCTGCTACTACTGTGCCTGCAATCGCATCGTGACCGGGGACAAACGTCTCGCAACGCCTTATCTGGACACGCTGCTGGCCGAGATGGCGCAGAAAAGCGCGCTCGTGGACAGTCAGCGTCCGGTAGTGCAGATCCATTGGGGCGGTGGCACCCCCACCTTCCTCGACGACGGCCAGTTGACCCGCCTGATGCACCAGACCGGACGCCATTTCCGCTTGCTGGACAACGACCGTGGTGATTACGGCATTGAGCTGGACCCGCGCACCGTCACGCGCAGCCGTATCAGCCTGTTGCGCGGCCTGGGTTTCAATCGTGTCAGCATCGGTGTGCAGGACCTGGATGCCCGGGTGCAGCAGGCCGTCAACCGCGTACAGCCCTATGACAGCGTGCGCGAGGTGGTCGACGCGGCGCGTGACTTCGGCTTCCGCTCGACCAGCGTGGACCTGATCTACGGCCTGCCATGGCAATCGGAATCGAGCCTGGCGCGCACCGTGGAGCAGTTGCTGGCGCTGCGCCCGGACCGTATTTCCCTGTACAACTACGCTCACCTGCCCGCCCGCTTCAAGGTCCAGCGGCAGATCTCCGAAGCCGCCCTGCCCGCGCCGATGGAGAAGCTGCGCATGCTGGTGCGTGCCGGCGACCTGTTCGCCGACGCCGGCTACGTGTTTATCGGCATGGATCATTTCGCCCTGCCCTCCGACGCCATGGCCATGGCGCAGAGCTCGGGCACACTGCATCGCAATTTCCAGGGCTACAGCCTGTACGGCGATGCAGACCTGCTCGGCATGGGTATCTCGGCAATCAGCCAGATCGGTGCCCTGTATGCCCAGAACCACCGCCAGATCGATACCTGGCAGTCGGCGGTGCAGAACGACGAAATGCCGGTCGCGCAGGGCTATGTCCTGGACCGGGATGACCAGATCCGGCGCGACATGATCATGTCACTGCTCTGCCACCTGGAAGTGGACCTGGCAGCCTTCGATGACCGCTGGGCCATCCAGACAACACACTACTTTGCCGATGAACTGGCCGCGCTGGCGGCGTTCGAACGAGACGGGCTGGTACGGCGCGATGGCCGGCGGCTGCACCTGACCGACAGCGGACGGCTCGCCGCCCGCGCCGTGGCGATGTGTTTTGACCGTTATCACAGCCCGGCCGACACAGTGCGCTTCAGCCGCATCATTTGA
- a CDS encoding multidrug effflux MFS transporter translates to MQAVSPGRLAVILGTLVAIGPLAIDTYLPALPAMAETLSVSVERVETSVALYLIGAALGQLFGGQLSDRFGRHRVAYAGLALFAAASFGICFVTELSQLFALRLLQAFGGGATVVIAAASVRDFYTGREAARVLTTIGLVMLVAPLLAPALGALILHSASWYGIFVMLGLYALLMILVLWHALPHAERRHAKPRGGILSAYGRVLRHRAAMGYILANAFAFATMFVFITDSAFLYMEHFGASSKLFPLLFGANVVVMITLNRLNIVLLRHFDSPRMLRAGLLLQCASTLVLVTLVLLDQLTLGLTIPLIMLSVGAVALVVPNALASFLSFFDADAGAATGLNGALQFLLAGTVGALVTVFHTGSVLPMAAMMFACSLIATLAFIGLARGQLPARTA, encoded by the coding sequence ATGCAGGCAGTTTCACCCGGCCGTCTGGCCGTTATTCTGGGCACGCTGGTGGCCATCGGCCCGCTGGCGATCGATACCTACCTTCCCGCCTTGCCGGCCATGGCCGAGACCCTCTCCGTGTCAGTCGAACGCGTGGAAACCTCCGTTGCGCTGTACCTGATCGGCGCCGCGCTCGGCCAGTTGTTCGGTGGCCAGTTATCTGACCGTTTTGGTCGCCATCGCGTCGCCTACGCCGGCCTGGCACTGTTTGCGGCGGCCAGCTTCGGCATCTGCTTTGTCACAGAGCTGTCGCAGCTGTTTGCACTGCGGCTGCTGCAGGCATTCGGGGGTGGGGCGACCGTCGTGATCGCTGCGGCCTCTGTGCGGGATTTTTATACCGGCCGCGAGGCCGCCCGTGTCCTGACCACCATTGGTCTGGTGATGCTGGTGGCCCCGCTGCTGGCGCCGGCACTGGGGGCACTGATCCTGCACAGTGCCAGTTGGTATGGCATCTTCGTCATGCTGGGGCTGTACGCGCTACTGATGATTCTGGTGCTCTGGCACGCGCTGCCGCACGCAGAGCGCCGGCACGCCAAACCTCGGGGCGGCATCCTGTCGGCCTATGGGCGCGTGCTGCGTCATCGTGCGGCGATGGGATATATCCTCGCCAATGCGTTTGCGTTCGCGACCATGTTCGTATTCATTACCGATTCAGCCTTCTTGTACATGGAGCACTTCGGCGCTTCCAGCAAACTGTTCCCGTTGCTGTTCGGCGCCAACGTGGTGGTGATGATCACCCTGAACCGGCTCAATATCGTGCTGCTGCGCCACTTCGACAGCCCACGCATGCTGCGTGCCGGGTTATTGCTGCAATGCGCCAGCACACTGGTCTTGGTGACACTGGTGTTGCTGGATCAACTGACCCTGGGCCTGACGATTCCGCTGATCATGCTCAGTGTCGGTGCCGTGGCATTGGTCGTGCCGAATGCACTGGCCAGTTTCCTGTCCTTTTTCGATGCGGATGCAGGGGCTGCCACCGGCCTGAACGGCGCACTGCAATTCCTGCTGGCCGGTACCGTTGGCGCGCTGGTAACGGTCTTCCATACCGGCTCGGTATTGCCGATGGCGGCGATGATGTTTGCCTGCAGCCTTATTGCCACGCTGGCCTTTATCGGGCTGGCACGCGGCCAACTCCCCGCACGCACGGCCTGA